From Apilactobacillus bombintestini:
CGAAGTAATTGATCCTAATCAAAAAGTACAAATTGCTTTAGAAACTATGGCTGGAAAAGGTACTGAAGTAGGAAAAACATTTGAAGAATTGGCTCAAATTATTGATGGGGTCAAGAATAATGATAAATTATCAGTTACCTTTGATACTTGTCATACTAATGATGCAGGTTACGATGTTAAAAATGATTTTGATGGAGTTTTAAATGAATTTGATCATGTTATTGGCTTAGATAGATTAAAAGTAGTGCATCTTAATGATTCTAAGAATGATTTTGGAAGTCATAAAGATAGACATGAAATTATCGGCTTAGGAACTATTGGATTTGACTCCTTAAATTATATTGCCCATCATGATGCATTAGTAGATGTTCCTAAAATTATGGAAACTCCAGCTGTTAAATTAGATGGTAGTAAAAAGAAATTATCACCTCATTACTTTGAAGTTAAAATGTTAAAAGAACAATCCTTTAACAATAATTTGATGGATGACATTAAAAATCAATAAAAATAACCCTCTTAAATTATTTTAAATAACTTAAGAGGGCTTTTTTATTCCTTAGTATCTAAGTTAAGACTTTCCATAATGATTGTGGCAGTTTCTTCAATGGATTTATTATGCACATTGATTACTAGACAACCGATTTTTTTATATAGTTGATCAGCATAATCTAGTTCTTTTTGTATATGATCAGAATTTGAATAAGGTGTTTCTTCATTTAATCCATATGAAATCATCCTAGCTTGGCGAATTTTCTTTATATTGTTTGCATTGCTAGTTAATCCAAATATGCGTTCAGGATTTATGTTCCAAATTTCCTTTGGTAATTGAATGCTAGGTCCAATAGGAATATTGGAAACTTTTAATTGCTTGTTTGCCAAATATAGAGATAGCGGTGTCTTAGATGTTCTAGAAATACCTAATATAACAACATCTGCTTTATCCAAATTTTCAGGATTACTTCCATCATCATTTTCTACAGAAAATTCCATGGCTTCAATACGTTTAAAGTAATCTTCGTTTAAATTATGTGATAATCCAGTAGCTTTTTCTGGTAACGCACCAAGACGATTACTAATTATTTGCATAGGTCTTTGTAAGCAATCGAAATTTTGTAGTTGTTGTTTTTCACAAAATTCTTCTACTAATTTACTTAAATTTGTATTAGCAAGAGTATGAAAAATGACAGCTTGTTTTTGATTAGCAATTTTTAGAATTCCTAATAGCATAGATTCAGTAGTGATAAAGGGATATCTTTCATAAGAAATATTAGCATCCTCAAATTGAACCCCTGCAGTTTTAGCAACTTGCATGGCAGTTTCACCACTAGAATCTGATATGGCAAAAATAGTGATATTTTTCAAAAATATTCCACTCCTTTCTCCTGAATAAATTTTATCATAAAACTATCATATAATTTTAAAAGTTATATTGACGATGGTTATATTGTTTTGTATAATTATAGGGAACAGTTCAATTGAGAAAGATAACTGTTGTATTTTGAGCTCGGAGGGAGGGAATTTTCATATGTCAAAAACAGTCGTTCGTAAAAACGAATCTCTTGATGATGCTCTTCGTCGTTTCAAACGTACAGTTTCTAGAAACGGTACATTACGTGAATACCGCAAGCGAGAATTCTACGAAAAACCAAGTGTTAAACGTAAGTTAAAATCTGAAGCAGCAAGAAAGCGCAACAACAAGAAGAAAAGACGTCGCTTTTAATTATTAAAAACGTTCCTGTTATTTCAGGAACGTTTTTTTTAGAGAAACAGACAGGGGAGAAATTGTTATGAGTATTTCTGATAACTTAACTGAAGATCTAAAAAGTGCTATGAAGGCACATGATAAGAACGCTTTAAATGTAATTCGTTCTA
This genomic window contains:
- a CDS encoding deoxyribonuclease IV, which translates into the protein MNGSTMFLGSAKEAESYGENAFMVYTGAPQNTRRKPISELRADEGKAYMKEHGIVSTVVHAPYIINLGNVSKPQNFKFGINFLHDEIQRAEAIGASQIVLHPGSHVGAGADAAIKQIAEGLNEVIDPNQKVQIALETMAGKGTEVGKTFEELAQIIDGVKNNDKLSVTFDTCHTNDAGYDVKNDFDGVLNEFDHVIGLDRLKVVHLNDSKNDFGSHKDRHEIIGLGTIGFDSLNYIAHHDALVDVPKIMETPAVKLDGSKKKLSPHYFEVKMLKEQSFNNNLMDDIKNQ
- a CDS encoding pyruvate, water dikinase regulatory protein, whose product is MKNITIFAISDSSGETAMQVAKTAGVQFEDANISYERYPFITTESMLLGILKIANQKQAVIFHTLANTNLSKLVEEFCEKQQLQNFDCLQRPMQIISNRLGALPEKATGLSHNLNEDYFKRIEAMEFSVENDDGSNPENLDKADVVILGISRTSKTPLSLYLANKQLKVSNIPIGPSIQLPKEIWNINPERIFGLTSNANNIKKIRQARMISYGLNEETPYSNSDHIQKELDYADQLYKKIGCLVINVHNKSIEETATIIMESLNLDTKE
- the rpsU gene encoding 30S ribosomal protein S21, whose amino-acid sequence is MSKTVVRKNESLDDALRRFKRTVSRNGTLREYRKREFYEKPSVKRKLKSEAARKRNNKKKRRRF